DNA from Canis lupus dingo isolate Sandy chromosome 27, ASM325472v2, whole genome shotgun sequence:
taaatctttgtgaccttggattaggtgACAATTTCTTACAATTAACACCTAAATTTAGTacaaacaaccaaagaaaaaatattttggactttctcgaaattaaaaattttatttgtcaaaggacattatcaagaaagtggaaaggtaacccacagaatgggagaaaatgcttgcaaatcatatatctgatgaggATCTAGTAAATAACTTCTACAACTAAACAATAAAAGGACaacccagtttaaaaaatgggtaaagcaTACAactagacatttctccaaagatctacaaatggccagtatacacatgaaaagatgctcaagtgTCAActctatttcaattaaaaaaaaaaaaaaaaaaaaagaacaaaaagtgggatgctcaacatcattagtcattttggaaaatgcaaaccaaatactttgaaaattgtaatgagataccacttcacacactagaatggctataatcaagaaaatggaaagtaacaagttttggcaaggatacagaaaaattaCAACTTTGATACTTTTCTATTAGGAATGAAAATGGTACATACAGCCTTTATGGAAAGTagtttgacagttcctcaaaaagttaaacagagttATCAGTAGTTCTGCTCCTTAATTATGTactcaagagaattgaaaacatgtttatacaaaaacatgtatataaatgttttcttttcttttttttttatataaatgttttctgCAACATTATCTATGATagttaaaaagtagaaacaactgaAACATCTTTTAGCTGGTGAATGGGTGAATAAAATGTTGTATATCCCtgcaaatgaaatattataaaaaagagaTGAAGTACTAATATGTGCTACAGTGTGGGTGAGCCTTGAAAcatgccagacacaaaaggccacatactgtataATCCATATACATGAAATGCCCAGAATGTGAagatccatagagacagaaagtagattattgGTTGTCTAGGGCTGGGAAGTAGTAGGGAGTGGGAGATGAACGTAATAGGTATGGGCTTCTTTTTGGTGTGATGAAGatattctgaaattaaataaTAGAGATGGTCGCACAGCCTTGTGAAAAATTTTTTGTGGCTTACCCCATTTGACTTACATTTCATATCACACATTTGATTTCTGTTATGTCCCCAAATTTCTACCTGCTAGTATAGTGAGAGCAGAATCGAGTGTCAAATCCAGTTCATTGCTAGTGTCTAACTCAAAggtaaaagttttattaaatagAACAGTCACTTACCACATGTTTAACTTCTTAATTTCTGTCCTTGTGTTAAGTGACCCTTTCCCTCAGCAGTAAGAACGTGTATCTTACTGTGAAGAAAGGCAGTTTAAAAACTGGTCATGAAATAGCATGAGCAGGCATTTTATTGTCCTTAACTCTTGAATCTATTGGACCAActggtgaggaccagagaagCATAATGTTCCCTGACAGCTGTTGGTAGAGGAAAGGTGTATTTCTTGACAGAGTTTGGAGGTATTAGAATTCATtgcaaaagcaaacacaaaatggATCTGTGAAAACTGGGCTCCAACATATATGCCAAAAActttctaaatgaaattttatactaGATCTAGAGGTAGAAGTAGACTAATTTAGCAGCATTGTCTGGTTTTTGGATTATGttcttagataaataaattattattttctgtacaCTCAGTTTATGAAGCCCAGGAGTATATGGTACCAGCAGTGTTTGAAGTGGACCAAAATTTTGGATAAGCTTTGTTATTTGGAAAATCTTTCTCATGGAGTTTTTGATTCAGGTATCATTCATGATTGTGAAGGACTGAGGATGTCATCAACACACAACACTGTTGTTGACAAGGatcattttttctctccctgtcctccttTCATAGGTTGTGTATTCTTCCTGTGCCTGGGGATCTTTTATATGTTTCGCCCAAACATCTCCTTTGTGGCCCCTCTGCAGGAGAAGGTGGTCTTTGGATTATTCTTCTTGGGGGccattctctgcctttctttttcatggctcTTCCACACAGTCTACTGCCACTCAGAAGGGGTCTCCCGGCTCTTCTCTAAGTAAGTATCAGAAAGTCTACATTGTAATCAAATATTAGAGTTGGGGAAAAACATCCAGCACAGTTGTCAGAATTCCTGATACTATCTGATGggaacttaaaaacattttttaaattaaagcaggCATCCCTGTTTGCCTCTTGTCTGTTAGTGCTAGCTCATGTCATAGGGGATCAATTGGAACCTGTAGTGGGCCATACTTTTTAACATcacatgaatttttcttttcttattttagattGGATTACTCTGGTATTGCTCTTCTGATAATGGGAAGTTTTGTTCCATggctttattattctttctactGTAATCCACAACCTTGCTTCATCTACTTAATTGTCATCTGTGTGCTGGGCATTGCAGCCATTATAGTTTCTCAGTGGGACATGTTTGCTACCCCTCAGTATCGAGGAGTAAGAGCAGGTAAGAGATATGAAGGTTTTACATTGGACATTCCATTTATTTACCAGTCACTTATTAAAGGTCTACATGCCAAGTCCTGTGCTATGTACTTGTGATGCAAAGATAAATAAGTCATAGTTCCTGTTCTTCAGGGGCTTTAATGTAGTAGTGTTCATTAGTTGTCTTAAAGTGCTTAGAGTTGAGGGGCATGGTGAGCTTTATTGGCCAATGTAATTCACTAGAGTTTATGCCCATAAGGCAGTGGTTCTGtaacctttgtaaaaaaaaaaaaaaaaaaggattactcTTTCTCAGCTTGGAGTGTACTTTTTAGTGAttgattcttttgttgttgtcattctttgttttgtatttttatttgaaaatgtgtacTGCTTAGGTAAATAAGACTTCACAATTGTATTCTATTAAAGTGAGCACCGTATATCTCTTCTAATGTAGGGATAAGGAGGCTTTTTATATTTAGGATCATGCCTGTTTCTCTGGAGATCATATGGAAAGCCAAAAGCCTCAAGTTGAACCTTCCTCTAGGAGTGGGGAGTTCACAgagatatgtttttgtttctttcagtgGACCGAGGAATCCTTATAGCCAGGGCCATGTCTTTCAGTGTTCTGTCCTCAGTATCAAACTTGGTGCCTATTGAGAATGAACAAGTATTAGTAAAAggagtatttttccttttgaccttttttaaaagaaaatctcatatTAAAATCCAAGCCATGGTTCATCTGCAGCTACCTAGAACGTTAGAAGTAAGAATTTAACTTCTTGTTAATGACTGCAATAGTCTACCCACTTAGGTTTTTAAGTGATTATATAAGTAGAGAAGCAGTGGTCAGGGTTGGCTTCCAGTACTACTTAACTGTGGTGCTAAGCCTGCTTCAGCCCAGGAGATAAGAGTACAGCTGAATGTTCTACTGTGATACACATCAGAAGAACCAAGTTCCTGAGCTTTTGACTTCTAGAATGGTAGACAAGACCACTAGAGCCTTTGTTTAGCATGTGGAGGAAAATAGCAAGTGAAACAGGATCATGAGGATTTTTCTTTAGTGAGGAATAGAGGTaggaaaaggtttttatttagtCCTGTTTGATTCCCTTCTTTTATGAGAGGGGCATTgccattttcctcttctcttacAGATGcccattatttatttgtatgtgcatgtatatgtattGTTGCATACCAACACCTTATTAGGTCATGTCCAAAGCAAGTAACAGGCTCCTTGTCTTGTATTTTGAGAGTTAAGTGTCATTTTTAACTCCCTATGTCAGAATGTAGGAGCAGTTAACTGGCTGTAGCATATGAGGTGTTCCTGTGGTGGTTTGATTGACACAGATTTGTGTATATACTCATAAATTCACAGTCATATTATTCAACTTCTAAAAACTTAACACTCCATTTgcaacagtgattttttttttattttattgtagttcactaaaaaaaaaaaaaatgctaatctAAATTCACATAGTTGATCTTATAACCTAGGTCATATCcagaagtttgaaaaacacttctGTAGATAGTTTTGAAGGCAGTGGGGCTGTGGTGGAATGATTCTGATAGATTTCTGTACCGGATTGGTACTTTTGGGCCTGGGAGCATTCATAACCGCACGCCCCCTCCATTGCCACCCCCACCAGTCCATGCCACTCCAACCCCAGGAATGTCTGTTCCTTTAAAGGAGAGATAAAATGTGTGAAATTGCTTTGTATTGCAATATGTGTCTATAAGGAGGAAGCATTTAGGAAAGTCTAAACTCCTAGAGCTGTGTATTCCTCAAACACTTAGCAACACATATCTAAACCCTTTGAGGACTGCTGACTTGTTAAGCTTCTCTCAGCGGGAGGCTCCTTGGATTTGTAAATCGATCTATCATTTAGAACATATCTGTGCTATCTGGGGTGGCAGTATCCTCAGAGTTTGAAGaaccttcctttccctttcaaaCAAGCATCATACTTGAAATACTCAGCTTATAGAATCACTAGTACTGTGCTGTAATATTGACTTCTTCCTCATTTGTCTTGtgcatttttactttattttatcctTGTGATTGTAGGAGTATTTTTGGGCCTTGGTCTGAGTGGAATCATTCCTACCTTGCACTATGTCATCGCGGAGGGGTTCCTGAAGGCAGCCACCATAGGGCAGATCGGCTGGCTCATGCTAATGGCCAGCCTCTACATCACAGGCGCCGCCCTCTATGCTGCCCGCATCCCTGAGCGCTTCTTTCCTGGCAAATGTGATATCTGGGTAAGTAGGACCGGGGGCAGTTAGTATGCACACGTATATATCTGTTAGTATGTACACGTATATATCTGTTAGTGTGTATTGGCAGACCGGGaagtaaaataatggaaaaaggtTTAGACTAAAAATTGAGAGACCTGTATTTTAGTTGTAACTCTCCTTCATTAAGTTATGTTTCTCAGGACGATAAGTACAGTGAtgattaacatttactgagcactgactTGGTGGCTGGTATGGTACTGTATGAGCACTTTACACAGATTACCTCATTTAATACGTTGGTCCTGTGATACGACAAatattaatgtcttcattttaaggATTAGGAAATGAAGCTTAGGGGGATTAGTAACTTGTCCAACATTAGAACAAATTATAACTGGTAGGAGTGGAATTTGAATCAGGCTAGTCTAATATCAGAGTCTATGCTTGTTTATACTACATTGAACTGGCAAGGCATTTAGtttgttttagtttcctcatttagaaaatgaGGGTGATGGACTAGATTGTTTACCAAAGTCCTTTTTGATACTAAAATCCAATGATTTGTAATGAGAGATTGAGTGTGTATACATGTGTTGGTTGCAAGAGGAGGGAGAGCTAACTAGATTGTGGTtaagagagagcgaaagagaaggagaaaagaaatgtaaggGACCAATAGGTGGGATATTTTGTAATTGATGATGTCCTGAAAGATTTTCAGTAGGTACAGAATTGCGGAGTTGTTTGATTATGAATTCTGTTCCTCTACCTGTTGTTGATCATTGTAGACTAAACTGATCACCTAGTCTTTGAAGTTCAATTTAGCCctccataaaatgaagataatgctAATTTAGGCAATCTGTTCAGGTTCAAATTAGTTAATTTGTCTTTTGGAGATTGTCTCATCATCATATTGACATTGATTGTGGAAATATTTCTCCCCCTACTTTTTTGGGAGAATGAATCCCCTTTGATTTCCAGGGAAGCATTTCCTGAGATGTGGCTCCTTCTTGTTGCACCtctaaaatcaatattttttacttGATGAACACTGTTTTGCagctgtattttttcattttgagatgaCAATAAGAGAATAGTAGAATTTTTGAAGTATGTTTGGTTCACTGAGCAATCAATAAACCCCTTTTAAGAAATGAACTAGCATTCAACAgattgaatcagaaaaaaataccatgtgCTTATAGACAAGCTTCTGATttgagaagggaggaaaagggcTAGCTTTGCTGGCCTTTTGATATAGGATGTCATTTGTGTAATTTCGGAGTCTTAGAGCTAAGGAGACATATGTTTTAATCATCTACCTAATCCTGGAAatcccttaatttttcttttcttttctttttttttttttacatttcttcttcttttttcttttttttctttttctttttctttctttctttctttttttttatgatagtcacacacacacacacagagagagagagagagagagagagggacagagacacaggcagagggagaagcaggctccatgcaccgggagcccgacgtgggattcgatcccgggtctccaggatcacgccctcggccaaaggcaggcgccaaaccgctgtgccacccagggatcccccctttagtttttctgagagagagagcacatttaAATTGGCCATAGCTTTGTGTTTTACTTAGGCCATGATAAAAACCTCCTTCAGCAGAGAGGAAAACCTCCCCGTCTGACTAGCCCACAGGTAGGCACAGAGGGATCCTTGGGCCTTTGTAGTCTGTTGGCAAGAGTGTGTTTATGCCATTTGCCCCTGAGTTCACCAGATACTCCTGTGTTATGTGTATACGTCTTCATGGTTAGAATTTAGCGGCAGCACCTTGACTTTCTTGGGGACAGCTGGCCTTCAGAATGTGATATGCCCAGTGGATATTCCAAGATCTGTGGACACCTTGAATTTGAGCTCTTGTCACCTAAATTCCCTGCCTTGCTCAGCACAAATGGCGTGAAGACTCTTTAGCAGACTTTAATAATGAATGgatttctcccccctcccccttgcctCTAGTTTCACTCTCATCAGCTATTTCACATCTTTGTGGTGGCGGGCGCGTTCGTTCACTTCCATGGCGTCTCGAACCTCCAGGAGTTCCGTTTCATGATTGGTGGAGGCTGCAGCGAAGAGGACACACTCTGACACCTTCCGTGAGCCAGGGACCCTGAACAGAGCCTGTAGCATCTGCAGGCCTCCCTTTCCGGCCATTGAGGCCAGTGCCAGAAGAGCCCCGAAACTTTGACAGCCTCATGGGCTTTGTGATGCCCCCGGGGCTCCACCTGGTACACgcctgagaagagaaaaacaaaaataaaccatacCTCAAAGGATGAAGTGCGTCAGTTTGGAGACAAGGAGAAATGACCCAAACCCTGACTTGTAATTGGGATTTCCTGATTGAGGGTTTTGCACGACCTGGGCAAACTGGCTTCTGATCCGTGTCACATTATTTTGTAGAAGATTGGGAACACAGTTTAGCTGGTGGTttgttcttctccctttctctctccttaatcAGTAATACAAACCAATTTAGGTGAACATTTATATCCTATTAAAGGGTGGGAATGTGATTTTAGATGCTCttttgaaagaacaaagaaattaatGTAAATAAGATTTCTAACTTGCtgtttaaataagaatttatataaatgtttaaaacataggggtaggggagggaggggaatttTTGTATAGAATGAAACATGCAAGTACCACACACTGTTTCAATTTTGCACAAAGTGACTGTAGGAAGATCAGGTGATGGCCCCAGAATGTATAATGCCTTGGTGCACCAAGGTGCCTTCTAAAGGCTGGCATACCTTGGACCCTGCGGGGCAGAAAGTACAGCCCCGGCCCATTGATTGCTTGACCATTCTCATGTTTGAGAGCCTTTGGGAATCCCGAGGTAGAGGGAAGCTGTATGTGTTTCTCAGTGGAAGCAGCATGTGAATGGCTGACAGGATGTGTTAGATAAAGGCTCTAGTTAAGGTATCATTTGAGAGACTGGTTTTCTGTGCTGAGAGTGACTCCTTCTAAAGAGTAGAGCCATTTACTTGGGAAAGTTAATTATGCCAGCAAAGGGGTAATGGAGACAGTGGGAGGAGCTCTGGAAATGTTAGCATAGAGGCTGATCTAATTACTTACTGGCTTCCTATTCAGTTTTGTGGTGACTTTTATCTGCAGAAATGTGACAGTTTTCCAGATCTTTGCTGTGGAGCTCTGGAACGTCCCcaaaatttccttctgttacaGTCACTGCCCTAACTACCCTTTCTCCTCCTGGGAATACAAATGGACCTGACATCAtagttcctggcatggagccagCCACAAAAGAGATTCCCCTTGTCCAGGTGCCTCCTGAGCTCATTTACATAGGTTGGAAGGATGCTTCCTTTGGATCAGGAAAGGTGAATTGCACCTCTGACACTACTGTCTTAGTAAGCCTAGTTGTGACACACATATCGGCTGTCTTTAAACAAAAAAGCCAGTAGAACTCTTGTAAAGCAAGGTCTAGTCCCACCATGGAGTTATCAGTATTCCCTGAACCCCAGTTTTTGAGGATAGCATGGTgggaagttttaaaagaaagttggATCTTTCAGGGAGCCTCATACAGTCCTTAAGCTATATCTTTAAAGAGCTGCTGAAAGTAGGAAAAAGGTTACTCATACCCCAGAGGTACCATAGAATTCTAATCTTGGCTCATAGGCAAACCACCAAAATAGCACTTGAGTCTAAGGTTACTTGCTGTCATCCAAGACTTCAGGTGATTGAGTTACATCTGGGGATTGTGGGTTTTAGAGCTAAACACTGAAGCCCTGTGCCTGGGGGCTGGCATCCTCAAATAGGTGTTTGGTGTATGGATAGGGTCTCCTGTCCAGTAGTGTTTTCTTGGtcattaatttcctttctcttcccttccaatCTCCCAGCTTTTGCTGGGAGAAAGAATCCATTGTAGAACTTGGGAAGAACTTAAAGAGTTTTTTGGTTCGGATAAAGTCACTGCCTGGAGGCTAGGGGACCCAGCAAAAGACTTTTGTGAACTGATGGAGTGCCTGACAGAATAAAGAACAGTATTACTCTCTTTGGTCAGTGGCCATCTGGAAGGAAAGACAGTCTCATGGAAGCAACAGCACATATCAGAAGCCAGACTTACTCTTCGGTCATGCATTTTGGGATACAGGGTATAAGATGCAGCCCTGTAACAACACCAACAGAAGTAGTAGTTTCTGGGCCCAGTCACCCCACACCCCAAAGGAGGAGCTGAATCTGGTTCAACATAGCACAAACTgttaggaaaaatgaaattaacatcAATGATATGTAGTCCAGTAAAAATCTCCCTCTTtagggtgtgtgtgcgtgtgcgtgtgtgtgtgtgtgtgtgtgtgggtgggtgtgtgtgtgcgcgcgcccatttatatgtgtgtgtctatgtgcaACTCACTACCAACAGCCTCACTGTGCACTTGGTCTTCACAGTGCTCGCTGAGAACTCTCACCAGGTTGGCGCCTGAATGCCTTACTCTCAGCATCAGAGGCTGGCTTGCTCTGtgcagatttttaattttctttgttggcCCTGGGCTGGTTAGGACCTCTACAGCTTCgttctttcaccattaaatagTGGCCTTTTTCAGTATTTCCCCCCTGTCCCTTTATAAAATGCTGAAGCCACAAAGCACATTTTTGGGGATCATAGAAGGTTGGGGTTCCAGAAAGGCCTCTTGTGTGATGGTTCAATTCACCATGGGATTTCCCTTACTCGCTGTATTCTCAACTTctaataaaaagaaccaaatggaataTGAACTTATGTCGTGTGCTTTTTTATTGCCTCAGCTTAAACACTGAAGCTTAAGAAATTTTCAGACTCCTCCCCCCATTCTAAATGCACAAATCAAAGGATTTATGCCTAACTCACATTTCCcaaacttttctctcttttttaaaaaagattttatttatgtatttatttcagagagagcataagcagggggagtgtagaggaagaagcagctacccctgagcaaggagccccatgtgggctcagtcccagcaccctgggatcatgacctgagccaaaggcagatgcttaaccactgaaaccacccaggagcccctcaaccTCTCTTAAGCTTTCATTACAGCTGGAACCAGGTTTAGAATGGAGAGGAGAGCTGACTCCAAGGGGCAGTTCTTAATTTATGATTAAAGTTTATAAGTATAATACCTAACATAATGGACACTTTATGTGAAGGTGTCTCAGATACTTGTAACCACCTCCCTGTTAACTGATCAGCATTACTCATTTCCTAAATGAGGAGACTGAAGCTTGGAAAAACCAAGTGTGACTTTTGTGCCAGCAATCTTTACAAAGAAGAGAGTTTGGAATAAATAATCTAATGTGTGTTGATTTAAAGGTTTGGGGTTTGTTAACCCTTTGTGTAATTTAAGGAATCCCAACCCCTTTGCCTTAGGTAAATTGTTTTTGCAGGGGAATTTCCAGTATTTgaattctcatttcttattttttttaaagattaatttattttagaaagagcacgagcaggagagggagagtgagaatctcaagcagtctcccgCTAAGCatggagcaggaggcagggctcaacctcatgactcagatcacaacctgagctaaaacccaagagttggatgcttaaccaactgcatcacccaggcttcccgaattgtcatttttaattgtAGATACAACTTTAGGGTTTCCCCATATATTATCTGGGTATAGAACCTTGGATCGCATTCTGCTCCTTTGAGGCCTTTACAAAgagccatttgatttttttttccaatttttgttttccccttaAAAACTGTATGCCTTCCTTTTCTCACATGGTGTCCATGGGTATTGTAAAGGAAATGAAGGACAAGTTTGAACCTTGACTTCATAGAATGCTAGTGCTCTGGGTTTCCTGAAGAAGCCCTTGGGCAGTATTGTTTACAATTATCCTAGAAATATCTTTGTCTCTAGAGAATATTTTGCTCCAGTTACAGTGTGTTTGGTGTTTTCCTTCCCTCATTAGTCATCGACTATTGGCCACCACTCCTTGTGTCCTTACGTACAAGGTTTTTATGCCTTCAGCGATGTGACTTGGTAAAAAACAAAGATGTCAATCTGACTTCATAACTTATACTTGAGATGGCTTGGAGCAGGGATCAGGGAAACTAAGGAAGCAGGGAACCTAGCTGCACAAATGTGAAAGCCTCTCATGATAGCACATCTCATTGCTGCCTTGGCTATGCGGACTTAAAACAAGAAgtagggtcagggtcaggttcTGCCATATGCCAGAGACTAGGCAAGAGGTCGTTTATTTCCCTACTCTCGCTTTTCTCaccaatttttctccttttctcacctTTTAAAATGGGCTTATATGGGACAcgtgggtgactcaatggttgagcctttggcccaggtcaggtcgtgatcctggggtctcaggatcaagtcccatattgggttccccgcagggagcctgcctatgtctctgcctctttttgtgtgtctctcatgaataaataaaatctttaaaaaataaaagaaagtgggCTTATATTCTTTGCATCTTTCCCTGAGATCAACATTTCTCAAAATTTCCATAGTGATTGGCTGCCAAACTCTTGCTCGAATTCCTCCCTGCTGtgaccctcccccctcccatatttacttttcttacttTAAGATGTGTCCATTCTCTTGCCCCCCTGAATCAgactttcacttagcattatgaaGTGGGGAACTGCTTTACCTGAAAGCACTCCCATTAAAGTGTACGCAGTTATTAGATGGATCTAGTAGATAATTTGTCCCTGGTACTGAGGAAGGAGGATCTGACAGCTGCTTTGAGTTGTTGGTCATCCAAAGATATGcagcatttttaagaaaagagatttaAGATTCTGCCTACAGAATCTTGTCATGTATGCCTTTGGTTTTAACTTTGTTCATCTGAAATTGGTGATGGCGCTTTAGCTTGAGCTAGGCTGCCACCTGCTGTCCTGTAGTggttaaaagaagaaaggaagactaGTTTGGACCTCCGAAGCGGACAACAATATTCCATCTTCCCAGGTGAAGAGCAAGGTTAGTAAGTTCATTTCCTCCATTGGTTCTAAAAGTGATTTCCCAATTTGACAGTCTCCTCCTGGCCATTTAGAGGCATGGGGATGATGAAGCAAAACAAGGCTGGGAGCTGCCCCAGCACTTCCTAATCCTGGTTTTTAGATTACGTGGTCAAGGTAGTTGATGAATTTGCCTGAAAATGCTCTCCCTGGGTGGGCAAGGAAGACAGACCTTTCAAAAGACAGGATTGCTGTCCTAGAGAGGAACACTAGCAGGCTGTGTCTGGGAGCTGGCAGTAGAGGTCAGATGCTGTTGGAGAccggatattttttttttaagattttattatttattcatgagagacaaggagagaggcagagacacaggcagagggagaagcaggctc
Protein-coding regions in this window:
- the ADIPOR2 gene encoding adiponectin receptor protein 2 isoform X4, producing MRGKKISEEHECNDEASQEDEGFMGMSPLLQAHHAMERMEEFVCKVWEGRWRVIPHDVLPDWLKDNDFLLHGHRPPMPSFRACFKSIFRIHTETGNIWTHLLGCVFFLCLGIFYMFRPNISFVAPLQEKVVFGLFFLGAILCLSFSWLFHTVYCHSEGVSRLFSKLDYSGIALLIMGSFVPWLYYSFYCNPQPCFIYLIVICVLGIAAIIVSQWDMFATPQYRGVRAGVFLGLGLSGIIPTLHYVIAEGFLKAATIGQIGWLMLMASLYITGAALYAARIPERFFPGKCDIWFHSHQLFHIFVVAGAFVHFHGVSNLQEFRFMIGGGCSEEDTL
- the ADIPOR2 gene encoding adiponectin receptor protein 2 isoform X3, which encodes MNQTAENRLGCSRTPEPDIRLRKGHQLDGTRRSDNDSHQRNLEPVLEASVLSSHHKKISEEHECNDEASQEDEGFMGMSPLLQAHHAMERMEEFVCKVWEGRWRVIPHDVLPDWLKDNDFLLHGHRPPMPSFRACFKSIFRIHTETGNIWTHLLGCVFFLCLGIFYMFRPNISFVAPLQEKVVFGLFFLGAILCLSFSWLFHTVYCHSEGVSRLFSKLDYSGIALLIMGSFVPWLYYSFYCNPQPCFIYLIVICVLGIAAIIVSQWDMFATPQYRGVRAGVFLGLGLSGIIPTLHYVIAEGFLKAATIGQIGWLMLMASLYITGAALYAARIPERFFPGKCDIWFHSHQLFHIFVVAGAFVHFHGVSNLQEFRFMIGGGCSEEDTL